The following are encoded together in the Pseudoalteromonas piscicida genome:
- a CDS encoding winged helix-turn-helix domain-containing protein produces MDEVKHGKVMKEVNFTRTVQFVKFAQWTLDPKKQTITDGDESRELEPLLYKILCYLLLNIDQIITRQDLIDDVWCQHYVDDNAINRAISELRKLLKSEKFKGVIIKTHYRKGYSLAVDREIVLFEDGGQSSNPDVTPPPTKKSKKNYSTIIVGLILLAVAITLSMFYLLPSKKNENQALTAIKEHSFDSFEERAITWQEAYYSYLILHPDSNYYAYLSESDTSKSIVVRSMKHDDAKKFTFPDSDVEPLGFSTSLSHLFYREKTADGACAIWRIDYLKETDAQKVMGCDKQIRNLLEVDNRYLLYDKLGFREKSHTAALYIFDRKRELEFRISSPNVSSFGDQLLYYDSSNGRVYFKRMQSEFTEVFYTDIEGSNLVQVATITGVVNNFTIVDNQLYWFDLLSQSVKAFDIDLGVEIENIKNNSSVEYRNIWRVAKDRYLAQQKDFEVVTTLYSKDLVKQLDIAGARDAAALENIDQFVVISNVEHINEHLLSFLDKQGRVIRQIQLDEFAYRVKVNKDNSLIYIRLDKDVKVFDLTGKLVNEFSFDEKVVEIEASNDSQIAVVVQKGKINRALLIDSMTGKQRLLPIRDVLWFTCFTESKCITQNFFREVRLYDLEEGAFTGQSTYVEPFFPNFTLFGAELIYFDGKNLMEFDPEALSRNELDSYDPSEQRNLLNVRLIDSDGSYLTFAITHKYNAITVFENK; encoded by the coding sequence ATGGATGAGGTAAAGCACGGAAAAGTGATGAAAGAAGTAAATTTCACTAGAACAGTCCAATTTGTTAAGTTTGCTCAATGGACTTTAGATCCCAAAAAGCAAACAATCACTGATGGTGACGAAAGTAGGGAATTAGAGCCACTGCTTTATAAGATTCTTTGCTATTTGTTACTTAACATCGATCAAATTATAACTAGACAAGACTTAATTGATGACGTTTGGTGCCAGCATTATGTTGATGATAACGCAATAAATAGAGCGATTTCTGAACTTAGAAAACTGCTAAAGTCAGAAAAGTTCAAAGGCGTTATTATTAAGACTCACTACCGTAAAGGTTATAGCTTAGCGGTAGATAGAGAAATTGTTCTTTTTGAAGATGGTGGCCAATCTAGTAATCCAGATGTAACCCCACCACCCACTAAAAAATCTAAAAAAAATTACTCCACAATAATTGTTGGCTTAATTCTTCTTGCTGTAGCAATCACGCTATCAATGTTTTATCTCCTCCCTTCTAAAAAAAATGAGAATCAAGCGCTCACCGCTATTAAAGAGCATTCATTTGATAGTTTTGAGGAGCGTGCTATCACTTGGCAAGAGGCATATTACAGTTATTTAATATTGCACCCTGACAGCAATTATTATGCTTATTTGTCGGAATCTGACACGAGTAAATCTATTGTTGTTCGTTCAATGAAACACGATGATGCAAAGAAATTTACTTTTCCTGACAGCGATGTAGAGCCTTTAGGTTTTTCAACTTCTCTTTCGCACCTTTTCTACAGAGAGAAAACTGCAGATGGTGCTTGTGCCATATGGCGTATTGATTATTTGAAGGAAACTGATGCGCAAAAAGTAATGGGATGTGATAAGCAAATTCGCAACCTATTAGAAGTTGATAATCGTTATCTACTCTACGACAAGCTAGGCTTTCGTGAAAAGAGCCATACTGCGGCACTTTATATTTTCGATAGAAAAAGAGAGCTTGAGTTTAGAATATCTTCTCCAAACGTAAGCTCATTTGGCGATCAATTACTGTATTATGACTCCAGTAACGGACGAGTGTATTTCAAACGGATGCAAAGTGAGTTTACAGAAGTTTTTTATACTGATATTGAAGGCAGTAACCTAGTTCAGGTAGCAACCATTACAGGAGTCGTAAACAACTTTACGATTGTTGATAACCAGTTATATTGGTTTGATTTACTGTCCCAAAGTGTCAAAGCATTTGATATCGATCTGGGAGTTGAAATTGAGAACATCAAAAATAACTCATCAGTCGAGTATAGAAATATTTGGCGTGTAGCAAAAGATAGATATTTGGCGCAACAAAAAGACTTTGAAGTGGTAACTACACTGTATTCAAAAGATCTTGTCAAGCAGCTGGATATTGCAGGGGCCAGAGATGCCGCTGCACTGGAAAATATTGATCAATTTGTTGTTATTTCCAATGTTGAGCATATTAATGAGCATTTACTTAGTTTTTTAGACAAGCAAGGCCGTGTTATTCGCCAAATACAGTTAGATGAGTTTGCTTATCGGGTTAAGGTAAATAAAGATAACTCATTGATTTATATAAGATTAGATAAAGATGTCAAGGTATTTGACCTCACAGGTAAGTTAGTCAATGAATTCTCATTTGATGAGAAAGTGGTTGAGATTGAAGCGTCTAATGATTCTCAGATAGCTGTAGTGGTACAAAAGGGGAAGATAAATAGAGCGCTTCTTATAGACAGTATGACTGGAAAGCAACGCCTACTGCCGATAAGAGATGTTCTTTGGTTTACCTGCTTTACAGAGTCAAAGTGTATTACGCAGAACTTTTTCAGAGAGGTACGGTTATACGATCTCGAAGAGGGAGCATTTACTGGGCAAAGCACCTACGTTGAACCATTTTTCCCCAATTTTACATTATTTGGAGCGGAGTTAATTTACTTTGACGGTAAAAACCTAATGGAGTTTGACCCCGAAGCTTTATCGCGAAATGAACTAGATTCTTACGATCCTAGTGAGCAAAGAAATCTGTTAAATGTGAGACTAATCGATAGTGATGGCAGTTATCTAACTTTTGCTATCACACATAAGTACAATGCAATCACGGTCTTTGAGAACAAATAA
- a CDS encoding F0F1 ATP synthase subunit epsilon has protein sequence MAMTVHLDVVSAEQSLFSGDVTTIQVTGSEGELGIHPGHAPLLTGLKPGMVRLVKADSSEEVIYVAGGTLEVQPQTVTVLADVAIRAEELDEQAAEEAKREAQAQMASGTSGELDYQQAAVQLEEALAQLRVIRQLRK, from the coding sequence ATGGCAATGACAGTACACCTTGATGTAGTAAGTGCAGAGCAGAGCTTGTTCTCTGGTGATGTGACTACTATCCAAGTGACAGGTAGTGAAGGTGAGCTTGGTATTCATCCAGGCCACGCGCCACTACTGACTGGCCTAAAACCTGGTATGGTACGTTTGGTTAAAGCAGATAGCTCAGAAGAAGTTATCTACGTTGCAGGCGGTACGCTTGAAGTTCAACCACAAACAGTAACTGTTCTCGCGGACGTTGCTATTCGTGCGGAAGAGCTTGACGAGCAAGCTGCTGAAGAAGCTAAACGTGAAGCGCAAGCGCAAATGGCTTCTGGTACTAGCGGTGAGTTGGATTACCAACAAGCTGCAGTACAACTAGAAGAAGCCCTTGCTCAACTACGCGTTATTCGCCAGCTGCGCAAATAA
- the atpD gene encoding F0F1 ATP synthase subunit beta, which yields MSLGKVVQIIGAVVDIEFPQDNVPAVYDALKVTEGDLAGLTLEVQQQLGGGVVRAIALGTTDGLRRSTSVEGTGEPIMVPVGTKTLGRIMNVLGDAIDEAGPIGEEERWSIHRAAPSYEEQSSSVELLETGIKVIDLVCPFAKGGKVGLFGGAGVGKTVNMMELIRNIAIEHSGYSVFAGVGERTREGNDFYHEMNDSNVLDKVSLVYGQMNEPPGNRLRVALTGLTMAEKFRDEGRDVLFFVDNIYRYTLAGTEVSALLGRMPSAVGYQPTLAEEMGVLQERIASTKTGSITSIQAVYVPADDLTDPSPATTFAHLDATVVLSRDIASLGIYPAVDPLDSTSRQLDPQVIGQEHYDTARGVQTVLQRYKELKDIIAILGMDELSDEDKQVVSRARKIQRFLSQPFFVAEVFTGAPGKYVSLKDTISGFKGILNGDYDDMPEQAFYMVGSIDEAVDKAKNM from the coding sequence ATGAGTTTAGGTAAGGTCGTCCAAATTATCGGCGCCGTTGTGGACATCGAGTTTCCACAAGATAACGTGCCAGCCGTATATGACGCACTAAAAGTTACAGAAGGCGACTTAGCTGGTTTGACACTAGAAGTGCAACAGCAGCTAGGTGGCGGTGTGGTACGAGCTATCGCACTTGGTACTACTGACGGTTTACGTCGTAGTACATCAGTAGAAGGCACTGGCGAACCAATCATGGTTCCAGTTGGTACTAAGACCCTAGGTCGTATCATGAACGTACTTGGTGACGCGATTGATGAAGCGGGCCCTATCGGTGAAGAAGAGCGTTGGTCTATTCACCGTGCAGCACCATCATACGAAGAGCAGAGCAGCTCAGTTGAACTTCTAGAGACTGGTATCAAGGTTATCGACCTTGTATGTCCATTCGCTAAAGGTGGTAAAGTTGGTCTATTCGGTGGTGCGGGTGTAGGTAAAACCGTAAACATGATGGAACTTATCCGTAACATCGCAATCGAGCACAGCGGCTACTCAGTATTCGCAGGTGTTGGTGAGCGTACGCGTGAGGGTAATGACTTCTACCATGAGATGAACGACTCAAACGTACTAGACAAAGTATCACTAGTATACGGTCAGATGAACGAGCCACCGGGTAACCGTCTACGTGTTGCACTAACTGGTCTAACAATGGCTGAGAAGTTCCGTGACGAAGGTCGTGACGTACTATTCTTCGTAGATAACATCTACCGTTATACACTAGCAGGTACTGAAGTATCAGCACTGCTAGGTCGTATGCCTTCAGCAGTAGGTTACCAGCCTACACTAGCTGAAGAAATGGGTGTTCTACAGGAGCGTATCGCATCAACTAAGACTGGTTCAATCACTTCAATCCAAGCGGTATACGTACCTGCGGATGACTTGACTGACCCATCTCCAGCAACAACGTTTGCTCACTTAGATGCGACAGTAGTACTTTCTCGTGATATCGCTTCTCTAGGTATCTACCCTGCGGTAGATCCTCTAGATTCAACTTCACGTCAGCTTGACCCACAAGTTATCGGTCAAGAGCACTACGACACTGCACGTGGCGTTCAGACAGTTCTACAGCGTTATAAAGAGCTGAAAGACATCATCGCAATCCTAGGTATGGACGAGCTATCTGACGAAGATAAGCAAGTTGTATCTCGTGCACGTAAGATCCAGCGTTTCTTATCTCAGCCGTTCTTCGTTGCTGAGGTATTCACGGGTGCACCTGGTAAATACGTATCTCTTAAAGACACAATCTCTGGCTTTAAGGGCATCCTAAACGGTGATTACGATGATATGCCTGAGCAGGCATTCTACATGGTTGGCTCAATCGACGAAGCAGTTGATAAAGCTAAAAACATGTAA
- the atpG gene encoding F0F1 ATP synthase subunit gamma has translation MASGKEIKSKIGSIKNTQKITSAMEMVAASKMKKAQERVASSRPYAENLRKVIGRVAQANLDFHHPFLEERDVKRVGYIVISTDRGLCGGLNSNEFKRVAKDVKAWKEKGVEASFAALGSKAAGFFRRFGGSLEAKKAGLGDAPSIQDVIGSVRVMLDAYEEGKIDRLFVVYNKFVNTMKQEPVIDQLLPLPKAEEEVSAHAWDYLYEPSPEAILETLIVRFIESQVYQGVVENAASEQAARMVAMKAATDNAGGLIDELQLVYNKARQAAITQEISEIVSGSAAV, from the coding sequence ATGGCCAGCGGAAAAGAGATAAAAAGCAAGATCGGGAGTATCAAGAATACTCAAAAGATCACCAGCGCAATGGAGATGGTTGCCGCTTCTAAAATGAAGAAGGCACAAGAACGCGTAGCGTCTAGTCGTCCATACGCTGAAAACTTACGCAAAGTGATCGGTCGTGTTGCTCAGGCTAATCTTGATTTCCATCACCCGTTCCTAGAAGAGCGCGATGTGAAACGAGTTGGTTATATCGTTATCTCTACAGACCGTGGTCTTTGTGGTGGCTTAAACTCAAACGAGTTTAAGCGTGTAGCGAAAGACGTGAAAGCGTGGAAAGAAAAGGGTGTTGAGGCGTCGTTCGCAGCACTTGGTAGCAAAGCTGCTGGTTTCTTTAGACGTTTTGGTGGTTCGCTTGAAGCCAAAAAGGCAGGGTTGGGAGATGCACCTTCAATTCAGGACGTAATTGGTTCTGTAAGAGTGATGCTAGATGCATACGAAGAAGGCAAAATTGACCGCTTATTTGTTGTGTACAACAAGTTTGTCAACACAATGAAACAAGAGCCTGTTATCGATCAGTTATTACCTTTGCCAAAAGCTGAAGAAGAAGTATCAGCTCACGCTTGGGATTACTTATATGAGCCAAGCCCAGAGGCGATTCTAGAGACACTTATTGTGCGCTTTATTGAGTCTCAGGTTTACCAAGGCGTAGTTGAGAATGCTGCCTCTGAGCAAGCTGCCCGTATGGTTGCGATGAAAGCCGCAACTGATAACGCAGGTGGCCTGATTGATGAGCTACAGCTGGTATACAACAAGGCACGTCAAGCCGCAATCACACAAGAAATCAGTGAGATTGTGAGCGGTTCGGCTGCCGTGTAA
- the atpA gene encoding F0F1 ATP synthase subunit alpha, which yields MQLNSTEISALIKQRIEQFEVVSEARNEGTIVSVTDGIIRIHGLADCMQGEMIELPGNRYAIALNLERDSVGAVVMGPYADLKEGVKVKSTGRILEVPVGRGLLGRVVNTLGEPIDGKGAVDNDGFEPVEKIAPGVIERQSVDEPVQTGYKSIDAMIPVGRGQRELVIGDRQTGKTALAIDAIINQKDTGVKCVYVAVGQKASTIANVVRKLEEHGALANTIVVVASASESAALQFLAPFSGCTMGEYFRDRGEDALIVYDDLSKQAVAYRQISLLLKRPPGREAYPGDVFYLHSRLLERASRVNADYVEKFTNGEVKGKTGSLTALPIIETQGGDVSAFVPTNVISITDGQIFLETDLFNAGIRPAVNAGISVSRVGGAAQTKIVKKLGGGIRLALAQYRELAAFSQFASDLDDATRAQLEHGERVTELMKQKQYAPMSVADMSLSLFAVEKGFLKDIEINKILDFEASLIAFAKSEYAELMAQINETGNYNAEIEAQLKELLEKFKSTQTW from the coding sequence ATGCAACTTAATTCCACAGAAATTTCTGCACTGATCAAGCAACGCATTGAACAGTTTGAAGTTGTAAGTGAAGCGCGTAACGAAGGTACTATCGTATCTGTTACCGACGGTATCATCCGCATCCACGGTCTTGCTGACTGTATGCAGGGTGAGATGATCGAGCTTCCTGGCAACCGTTATGCTATCGCACTAAACCTTGAGCGTGACTCAGTAGGTGCAGTAGTAATGGGTCCATACGCTGACCTTAAAGAAGGCGTAAAAGTTAAATCAACTGGTCGTATCCTTGAAGTACCTGTAGGCCGTGGTCTACTAGGTCGTGTTGTTAACACACTAGGTGAGCCAATCGACGGTAAAGGCGCTGTTGATAACGATGGTTTCGAACCAGTTGAAAAAATCGCACCTGGCGTAATCGAGCGTCAATCAGTAGATGAGCCAGTACAAACTGGTTATAAGTCTATCGATGCGATGATCCCAGTTGGTCGTGGTCAGCGTGAGCTTGTGATCGGTGACCGTCAGACTGGTAAAACAGCACTAGCAATCGATGCTATCATCAACCAAAAAGACACAGGCGTTAAGTGTGTGTACGTAGCGGTTGGTCAAAAAGCGTCAACAATTGCTAACGTAGTACGTAAACTAGAAGAGCACGGTGCGCTTGCAAACACTATCGTAGTAGTTGCTTCTGCATCAGAATCTGCAGCGCTACAATTCCTAGCGCCGTTCTCTGGTTGTACTATGGGTGAATACTTCCGTGACCGCGGTGAAGATGCACTAATCGTATATGATGATTTGTCTAAGCAAGCTGTTGCTTACCGTCAAATCTCACTACTACTTAAGCGTCCACCTGGCCGTGAAGCATACCCAGGTGACGTTTTCTATCTTCACTCACGTCTTCTAGAGCGTGCGTCTCGTGTAAACGCTGACTACGTTGAGAAGTTCACTAATGGTGAAGTGAAAGGTAAAACAGGTTCATTGACGGCATTGCCAATCATTGAAACTCAAGGTGGTGACGTTTCTGCATTCGTACCTACCAACGTTATCTCAATCACTGACGGTCAGATCTTCTTGGAAACTGACTTGTTCAACGCAGGTATCCGTCCAGCGGTTAACGCTGGTATTTCGGTATCTCGTGTAGGTGGTGCAGCTCAAACTAAGATTGTTAAGAAACTAGGTGGTGGTATCCGTCTAGCGCTAGCTCAGTACCGTGAACTAGCGGCGTTCTCTCAGTTCGCTTCTGACCTTGATGATGCAACACGTGCACAGCTTGAACACGGTGAGCGTGTAACAGAGCTAATGAAGCAGAAACAGTACGCACCGATGTCTGTTGCTGATATGTCATTGTCGCTATTTGCAGTAGAGAAAGGCTTCCTAAAAGATATCGAAATCAACAAGATCCTTGATTTCGAAGCAAGCCTAATCGCATTTGCTAAGAGCGAGTACGCAGAGCTAATGGCTCAAATCAATGAAACTGGTAACTACAACGCCGAGATCGAAGCGCAGCTTAAAGAGCTTCTTGAGAAGTTCAAGTCTACGCAAACTTGGTAA
- the atpH gene encoding F0F1 ATP synthase subunit delta: MSELTTIARPYAKAAFELAVEKGTVEAWNEMLFFAGQVTSDEQVQALLGSIATESQQSEIIIKLCAEQLNEQGQNLIKLMAENERLAAIPAVAELFAELKADYDKEIEVDVVSATVLADDTQAKLVAALEKRFARKVKLNCSIDEAIVSGLVIKAGDTVIDGSVRGKLDRLATSLQS; the protein is encoded by the coding sequence ATGTCTGAATTGACTACTATCGCTCGCCCATACGCTAAAGCGGCTTTTGAACTTGCCGTTGAAAAAGGCACAGTTGAAGCTTGGAATGAAATGCTGTTCTTCGCTGGTCAAGTTACCAGCGACGAGCAGGTTCAGGCGCTACTTGGTAGCATCGCCACTGAATCACAGCAGTCTGAAATCATTATCAAGTTATGTGCTGAGCAACTCAACGAACAAGGTCAAAATCTTATCAAGCTGATGGCCGAAAATGAGCGTTTAGCCGCCATCCCAGCTGTTGCAGAATTGTTTGCAGAATTAAAAGCAGACTATGACAAAGAAATCGAAGTAGATGTGGTTTCAGCAACAGTGCTTGCAGATGATACGCAAGCAAAATTGGTCGCGGCACTTGAGAAACGTTTCGCACGCAAAGTTAAGCTGAATTGTAGCATCGACGAAGCCATTGTAAGTGGTCTTGTGATTAAAGCCGGTGACACCGTAATCGACGGTTCTGTTCGCGGCAAGCTAGATCGTCTTGCGACGTCGCTACAATCGTAA
- the atpF gene encoding F0F1 ATP synthase subunit B — translation MNLNATLIGELIAFVVFVWFCMKFVWPPLNGAIEARQKKIEDGLAASDEAEKELDRVRAQGAEQLKEAKAQAAEIIEQAKKRAALIVDEETTRGQQERENIIAQGHSEIESERNRVKEELRSQVAALSIAGAEKILEREINQATHSDIVEKLVAEL, via the coding sequence GTGAACTTAAACGCCACTCTAATAGGTGAATTAATCGCATTTGTGGTCTTCGTATGGTTCTGTATGAAGTTCGTATGGCCACCACTAAATGGTGCGATTGAAGCTCGCCAGAAGAAAATCGAAGATGGTTTAGCGGCATCTGATGAAGCTGAGAAAGAACTTGATCGCGTTCGCGCTCAAGGTGCTGAACAGCTGAAAGAAGCGAAAGCACAAGCGGCTGAAATCATCGAACAAGCTAAGAAGCGTGCTGCGCTAATTGTTGATGAAGAGACTACTCGTGGTCAGCAAGAGCGTGAAAACATCATTGCTCAGGGACACTCTGAAATTGAGTCTGAGCGCAACCGTGTGAAAGAAGAGCTGCGTTCACAAGTCGCTGCACTTTCTATCGCAGGCGCTGAGAAGATTTTAGAGCGTGAAATCAATCAAGCCACACACAGTGACATCGTTGAAAAACTTGTCGCTGAGCTTTAA
- the atpE gene encoding F0F1 ATP synthase subunit C yields the protein MEIAVAIKLIAVALLIGFGAIGTALGFGNMGGKFLEACARQPELAPSLQVKMFILAGLIDAVAMIGVGIAMYMLFAL from the coding sequence ATGGAAATCGCAGTTGCTATTAAACTTATCGCTGTTGCACTACTAATCGGTTTTGGTGCTATCGGTACTGCACTAGGCTTCGGTAACATGGGTGGTAAGTTCCTAGAAGCATGTGCTCGTCAACCTGAGCTTGCGCCTTCACTACAAGTTAAAATGTTCATCCTAGCAGGTCTTATCGATGCCGTTGCAATGATCGGTGTAGGTATCGCTATGTACATGTTGTTCGCTCTTTAA